The region aagttttGGGTAACCAAACCCTAAAGAGCCAAGTTTGAGTGTTAATATGggagaataaaatatatattagtgattactattttatttagcagATATTTACTTTAATCAACCTAATCTATGAAAGTTGAGATTTTTAagtgtgactttttattttccagaaggaTTAATACAGGGTTTATTTAAAAGGATTTATGCACGCCAGTggggctcagctgattggagcactgtcccacggccaaaaggttgtgggtctAATCCCCCGTCAGGGCATAATCCTGGGTTGGGgtccaggtgcatatgggaggcaaccaatcaatgtttctctctctccctaaaagcaatgaaaatgtcctcaggtgaggatttaaaaaaagaggaaatatatcCACAGACAATGATAACTTACCATACATGCCACAAAGGCATTGGGTATAGTCCCATTAGATTTAATTAAATAACATGAGTTTggtttcattcttcttctttttttttttttttaaatatattttattgattatgctattcagttgtcccatttccccccttctctcccctccaccctgtaccccctcacacccacatttccccctttagttcatgtccatgtgtcgtatttatgagttctttagtttctatatttcccgtactattcttgccctccccctatctattttcaacctacattctatgctacttattctctataccttttccccctctctcctcttcccaccctcctgctgctaaccctccatgtgccctccatttctgtggttctgttcctgttctaattgtttacttagtttcttttggttttgctttaggtgtagttgttgatatttgtgagtttgctgtccttttactatagatgccttttctttatcttcttttcttagataagtccctttagcatttcataaaataagggcttggtgatgatgaactcctttaacttgaccttatctgagaagcactttatctgcccttccattctaaatgagagctttgctggatagagcaatctgggatgtaggtccttgtctttcatgacttggaatatttctttccagccccttcttgcctgtaaggtctctttggagaaatcagctgacagtctgatgggaactcctttgtaggttactgtccccttacctcttgctgcttctaggattctctccttcgtttttaccttggctaatgtaattatgatgtgccttggtgtgtttcttcttgggtccaacttctttggggctctctgagcttcttggatttcttggaagactgttccctttgccagattggggaagttctcatttattatttgttcaaatatgtgctcaatctgttgcttttccccttccgattctggtacccctataattcggatattggaacgtttaaaggtgtcttggatgctcttaatcttttcctcaattttttgaattcttatttcatcatgctttcctgcttggttgattctatcttccttctggtccactgtattgttttgagactcatattccttcctttcactattggctctcctccgcgagtcttcctgcatctgttttatggtactctgcattctttcatctaaatttcgtccaaaatccaccagttccgtgagctttctgatcaccagtgttttgaactgcgcatctgatagattggctaattcttggtcgctcaaaaggatgagtcctgggggactgacctgctctgttgaaaacatggttttgtccccccccccccccccccccgtctctccttttttttttttttttccagtctggttgctcttgttacggtggggggcggagccttaggtgctcaccagggttgggcaccctggtcgctagattgtgacgttatatgtgggggcggggcgggagcggggcgggagaaaacaatggcggtagttccgttcccctggactccgacccttgtctgggcttccgggccgcgagctctgccctggtccacaatcgctgcccctctgggtctgccagccgcagcttgcgtactcagggatcaccgctgccttcttgcgcccccggatggcttttgcgccgatttcgcgccaaaccttcccccgacctccgcgcgccgccgacccgagccagccccgctcccgcccggctcgtcttctcctaccagtccggatgaacgcgtctacttcaacttcttggctgcccgacttccattcagataaatcctctgccggacctgggtgttattctgatagtaaattattgttgtaaattattggttttctaatcttggttgtgcgaggaggtacggtgcgaccacctattcctccatcttgctggaagtcccccgaattttttaaacatattgtcAGGCTTggtttcattcttctttaaaaagaattactgattgactttagagagaggagagagagagagagagaaacatcgatttgttgtttcacttctTTATGcatcattggttgcttcttgtgtatgccctgaccagggattgaacccacagccttgagGTATCGGGATGAAGGTCTAACCCACTGAGTCACTCTGCCAGAGCCTGGTTTCACTcttaaacataattttctttcaacATAAAGCACAAtggttaaaaatgtttatattaagtGATGATAGAGCCAAAGTactaaaaattcataaatttgtCACAGATGGGAAGATAGGTGCTAAGAAGCATAAACCTAATACAAACCCCGTCCCAAAATAACATTACTTAAAAAGAGTTCATATTAACTTGCAAAATCTATTCATTCTATAAAAATTGCATACTTActgtattcatattttaaaagtttattccaacccatttcttcttttatactcTAAAACATCCTCTCTATGTTGCTGGATGAGCTAGAAGGAGGTAACAATTACAATTAGAAATGTAATCTTTCTGTCAATTAAACAGGAGGCTAATGTTGATATTTTGCAAAGGAATAAGGATAGATGAAAAGAGCTACAACTATTCtagttagaaataaaaagttgGGAGATGCAAAAGTCCAAAAACTAAGAAAAGTATATGCCTGTTCATTGTAATTTGATAAGACAActcttaaaagtttaatttttacttttgccAAGTAAGTTACTTCATTCAGTGGGTAGTTAACCGGATGCCTTACCACGGAGGAGCTAAACCCACACAGCAAAGTAGGCCTTGGTCAGTGAATGGGGTCCAGGCTTGCTGGTGGGTGGGAATTACACTTCTAACCTTAGAAATTTGATGCTGGGGGTGAATGAATAACCCCACACCCACTCTATGTGTATTGATTAGACGTTTCAGAGGACCGCCACTTTTTCAGAACCACTGTCTGACGGAATATGCAACTGGAACAATGGTTGATGTAGGGTGACATTCGCCCCAATTAAAGATTTAATTTCAATCAGAGCTCTCAGAAGCAATCACACTCCTTTTTAGGAAAACTTCAAACGAGGAATGTATAAATTGGTCTGTAGTGCAGCCAGCTCTGAAGTTAGGGAGAACAGGGTTCAGCAAACTAATTTCTCCAAgtgttttcttcatctgttacaGGTCAACAATAAGTGTTTACCACATAGtgttgagaagattaaatgagtgTTTGCATATAAAGCATTTGGCATGTTGTAAAGACCAAAAAgccccacaaaacaaacaaacaaacaaacaaaagcctgcTACATACCTACATACTCAGTACAATTTCCGACAATGTGTCATACAAACCAATGACTAAAATCTTATGTTTTGGAAGTCTAATGGGGTTTAATTTGTAATAACTTGTTCATTGATGGTTTGTCTCCATGGCAtctgaaaaaaatgctttcataAAATCCCAAGCAACCTCTAtcttcattaataaataaaataaaggataatatGAGTAATACTGCCATTGGTGACAAAACCATGCTAAGTAACAATGAATGACAGACATTTCAACTTCATCAGATCTTATCGATGCCAATGAAATTTGTAGTCCTTGAGATTCCCCTCACGGAGAAATATGTCACCAGCAATTGTATCCCTACACTACCGCGCCGGAGATCAGCTCATGACTTTCAATCTCACACGGACGTTCCTCCTCCCCGCTGGGCTGGGGGCGCACGACGCACGCGAACACGGGAACACGGGAACACGGGAACACGACTCACATAGATCCACAGGAAGGCGGAAGTGCCCAAGGTCAACCCCACTTTCAGCCAGTCGGGTTTGTCATGTAGCGGCTCTCGAACATAGAACTTTGACCGCGCTGACGCTGGAAGGGGACAGAGAGTCTGTAAATCAGTAATTTGTCACCTTGCTGGGAAAACACCTAACATTAACAAGCGCGTTGTCgcatttaattttctcattcaccgccccccccaccccccgccccggcttAAACTGCCAAAGAAACAGGTTCAAAGAGGTCAAGTAACTCGTCCTGGGCCACCAGCAGAGCCAGAGCGGTCGCCCTGCCCCTCGGGCGCCTTCAAAGCCTGGTTTACTGGTTTTTGCGGACCCTCGGAAGGCTCGGGAGGGGGCGACCCCCAGGAGAGTCTCCCCTCCTGCAAAGAGGGGGTCGGGGGGACCCAAAGCCCCTCACGCGCACCAAGAGGGGAAAGGGTGGCACTCGGAGGAGGGTCGGCGGAGCGTGACGGGGAGCGGAGTTAGGGGTGGGAGTAGACGTGGGCTCCGGCCGGCGAAGGTCACGGCAGGACGATCCCGGGCCGGAGCCGTTCCCTGTCTCCGCGAGCTGGGTTCACCCTGGGAAGGACAGGCGGGGAGGCCAGGTCGGCCTGCACAAGGAGGGATACTCACAGCCCCCCGGGAGCCTGGCCGGGGCGAGCAACCTAGGGAGGGACCGCAACAGCGTGGACGGCGCCATCTTGCCAGCCCGGACCCCGCCTCCTCGAGC is a window of Phyllostomus discolor isolate MPI-MPIP mPhyDis1 chromosome 8, mPhyDis1.pri.v3, whole genome shotgun sequence DNA encoding:
- the NDUFC1 gene encoding NADH dehydrogenase [ubiquinone] 1 subunit C1, mitochondrial, giving the protein MAPSTLLRSLPRLLAPARLPGGSSARSKFYVREPLHDKPDWLKVGLTLGTSAFLWIYLIQQHREDVLEYKRRNGLE